In Miniphocaeibacter halophilus, the following proteins share a genomic window:
- a CDS encoding DUF1622 domain-containing protein — protein sequence MYVLKSFLEITVYIVKLISVATLIIGLLSYLKDILIAIFTKNYKEIKKVKNKLGGIVLLGLEILIIADIVETIINPTFKDIGLLAAIVAIRTAISYFLNKEIESSEESIKR from the coding sequence TTGTATGTACTAAAAAGTTTTTTAGAAATAACTGTATACATAGTAAAATTAATTTCGGTGGCTACTTTAATAATTGGATTACTTTCATATTTAAAAGATATTCTTATTGCTATTTTTACAAAAAATTACAAGGAAATAAAAAAGGTAAAAAACAAATTAGGTGGAATTGTATTATTAGGTCTTGAAATTTTAATTATTGCAGACATTGTAGAAACCATTATTAATCCGACTTTTAAAGATATTGGACTTTTAGCAGCCATTGTAGCTATACGAACAGCTATTTCTTATTTCTTAAATAAAGAGATTGAAAGCAGTGAAGAGAGTATTAAGAGGTAG